DNA sequence from the Paenibacillus physcomitrellae genome:
CCTTGTTCGCGGAAGCTTCGTCTTTATAGGTTTTGAGCGAGCTCCAGGAGGACAGCCGAATATCGTTTTTGTTGTTCTCATCAGTCGTCAGCTCGGCGTCCATAAACTGCAGCACCCAAACCTTGTCTCCGGTCGCATAATTCTCATCATTCGGAAGCAGCTCGTTATCCGGTAATATCGTCATGTCGCTACCCACCAGATCTCCGACCGTTGTCTCCTGTACCCGGTAATCCCATGGCACACGCGACGTTGCCGAAGTTGTTTCTCCTGCAGCGGCTTCGGTTCCGTTCTGCGAGGTTGAAAACACGCTTTCCGTATCCGAAGAGCAGGCGCTTAAGGCTCCAGCCATCAGGAGGACGGCAAAGATCAGGCCGATTCGCTTCTGCTTTGGACGTTTAGCCGCTTTGGATGTTCCCCGGTCCATTTTCGTCGTATTTCCTTCACTAAGCAACATTCATTTCACTCCCAACGCGATAAAATGACTGGCATTCCCCGTAATCTGTCCGCCCGCTCTTCCCAACATGCCGCAGGGCTTTCCGTTGATGACGAACATGCCGGTCAGCAGGTGAAACTCTCCTTCAGCCGTATCGATCTTCGCCAGCTCCGCCCTTTTCTGATAGACCGTAGGGAACAGCACACTGCCGTCAAATCCCTCCTGGTCCTCCAGCTCCAGCTTGCCGGCCGAGTCAAACAGGCGTACGGAACCTCCCTCGCGCCCAAACATCGACTTGGACACAAAGCTGCCTGAAAATACCGGTTTGTTGTATGTAGGCAGAACATAACGGGAGATCGCCTCCCTTTCCTCCTCATCAAACAGCAGGCCCAGCTCATAAAGCCCCCAAACCGCAGCAAGCAGGCCCTTGGACTGAAGCAGAATGCTGTGAGGCGGATTAAAAATGTGCAGACGTTCCGTTTCAATCGCGTATGACAGCGCCTCACCGGCGTCATCCACCATCATCCATTCCTTTGGGTATAAGGCAAACATCCGTTCAATAGCTCGGCCGTCTTTAGTCTTAACGATCCCATTATCGATCCAGAGCTCAAGACAGTCTTCGCAGGTTACGTCCAGCCCGCTGTGTCGGACAAGAGCCTCGATCGTTCCCGAGTCCTCCGTGTGCCAGCCATAGGCTACACAAGCCGCAGTATCCGGGCGTTCAACCGCCCATGCTTCCGCCACAAGCTCTTTCATCCGGCTGTTCGGCGAAGCCAAGCCGGCCTGCGCGGCCATCCACGGCGTAGCGATCGACGCCTCCACGTAACCCGTCGGCGTATCCGCATTCAGCTCCAGCAGCTTGATCGTTCCGTCATTTGCGATCGCAAAGTCAAAACGCGCATACCGGCTGATGAGTCCCGGTTCAGCAAGCGGGGCCAGATCGAGCATCTCCCATAAAATAGGCGGAATGCCGATCAGCTCATACAAATCACGGCGGCGGTAGACATACCGGGCGGCTTTATCGAGAATCGCCCACAGCTTCTCCGAGGCTTCGACCAGCTCTTCATACAGTGCTTCAGGCATCAGCACCATCTGGTCGATCCAATAAGCTTCGTCCTCCAGGTCGGCCCAGGCAAACCCCAGCTCAGCCAGCTCCTTGACCCGGCTCTCCCGGTCGGGGTGCGGCGTTCCGATCACTTCAAAGACGCCGCTCATCCGCCGAAAAATCCTCCGCTCGATTTAGTGCCGGAACTTGAGCTGCCGGATCTCGTAATGGATCCCGTCGAGGAGCTTTTGCTGGAGCTGCTCGAGCTGCCGGAACTAAGTCCGCTCGACTTCCCGCCGATGCCTCCCGGCGACGCGGACGTGGAACGTCTAGTAATGGAGCCGCTTGTCGTCGTCGACGTTTTGGGTTTCACAACCGAACCTACGGTTGATTTGTTCTGGAACGAGCCGCTGGAATAGCTGCGCGGTTTATACGGTGTGCTTGTGCCTGTGTAGTAACCGCGGTGGTCGTTGTACCAGCCGCTTGAGGAATAACCGCCCCCGCTGTTAAAGAGCAGGTGGTACAGCAGCAGGTCGTCCCAGCCGAAGCCGGAACCTGCACTTCCGTAGTTGTTGACGATGGTTGTTCCTCCGGAGCCGGCAGCACCTGGCTCCGGGGATTCCGACGGCTCAGCCGAGCCTGACGGCTGTGCGGCATCCCCGCCTTCGATGGAAGCAGGAAGCGGAATGTTCCAGTCAACATTTTGATCGAAATACGCTTTGACTTCTTCTGTCGACCAGGATACCAGCTTCGGCGCATCTGCCGAAGAATTCGTGCTGTCTGCCGAATAGGCCGCGCCCGGCATAAAGATCGCATTGGCCAGAAGGGCGATCCCAAGC
Encoded proteins:
- a CDS encoding glutathionylspermidine synthase family protein; this encodes MSGVFEVIGTPHPDRESRVKELAELGFAWADLEDEAYWIDQMVLMPEALYEELVEASEKLWAILDKAARYVYRRRDLYELIGIPPILWEMLDLAPLAEPGLISRYARFDFAIANDGTIKLLELNADTPTGYVEASIATPWMAAQAGLASPNSRMKELVAEAWAVERPDTAACVAYGWHTEDSGTIEALVRHSGLDVTCEDCLELWIDNGIVKTKDGRAIERMFALYPKEWMMVDDAGEALSYAIETERLHIFNPPHSILLQSKGLLAAVWGLYELGLLFDEEEREAISRYVLPTYNKPVFSGSFVSKSMFGREGGSVRLFDSAGKLELEDQEGFDGSVLFPTVYQKRAELAKIDTAEGEFHLLTGMFVINGKPCGMLGRAGGQITGNASHFIALGVK
- a CDS encoding signal peptide protein, with translation MLLSEGNTTKMDRGTSKAAKRPKQKRIGLIFAVLLMAGALSACSSDTESVFSTSQNGTEAAAGETTSATSRVPWDYRVQETTVGDLVGSDMTILPDNELLPNDENYATGDKVWVLQFMDAELTTDENNKNDIRLSSWSSLKTYKDEASANKDLEQLKVSVTTDVKLVGVYKTSYQGKTRNFAVIELPSGNRVKQPIDDARYTKMEKEKNVSVNLEEVHDFADYDLAYAKFRGWAN